From the genome of Zalophus californianus isolate mZalCal1 chromosome 6, mZalCal1.pri.v2, whole genome shotgun sequence, one region includes:
- the ACSBG1 gene encoding long-chain-fatty-acid--CoA ligase ACSBG1 isoform X2 yields the protein MSEMLLLRSANSILRTMFLSRLRPGGPGCVRKLSLNLQYQQGIRPNVTSSSLTDGQTLSKESLSHALVLSSSEKEKDVQPDGSEEKLWTTRADGRVRTRIHPTCPQPPYTVHQMFSETLDKYGDLRAIGFKRQGTWEHISYSQYYLLARKAAKGFLKLGLEPAHSVAILGFNSPEWFFSAVGTIFAGGIVTGIYTTSSPEACQHIAHDSRANVIVVDTQKQLEKILKTWKDLPHLKAVVIYGEAPPEKMASVYTMEELMELGDELPEEALDSIINTQQPNQCCVLVYTSGTTGSPKGVMLSQDNITWTARYGSQAGNIQPAEVQQEVVVSYLPLSHIAAQIYDLWTGIQWGAQVCFAEPDALKGSLVNTLREVEPTSHMGVPRVWEKFMEQIQAVAAQSGFIRRKMLLWAMSVTLEQNLTCPGSDLKPFTARLADYLVLAKVRQALGFAKCQKSFYGAAPMTAETQHFFLGLNIPLYAGYGLSETSGPHFMSGPCNYRLYSSGKVVPGCLAKLVNEDAEGIGEICLWGRTIFMGYLNMEDKTREAIDAEGWLHTGDMGRLDTDGFLYITGRLKELIITAGGENVPPVPIEEAVKMELPIVSNAMLIGDQRKFLSMLLTLKCVLDPDTSEPTDSLTEPAVAFCQRVGSKATTVSEIVGTKDEAVYQAIEQGIQSVNRNAAARPYHIQKWAILQRDFSISGGELGPTMKVKRLTVLEKYKDIIDSFYQEQKK from the exons ATGTCAGAGATGCTCCTGCTCAGGTCTGCCAACTCCATCCTGAGGACCAT GTTCTTAAGCAGACTGCGGCCAGGTGGGCCTGGGTGCGTTCGCAAACTTAGTTTGAACCTGCAGTACCAGCAAGGAATAAGGCCGAATGTGACAAGCAG ctcCCTGACTGATGGGCAGACGCTCTCCAAAGAGTCCCTAAGCCATGCTCTCGTGCTCTCGTCCTCAGAGAAGGAGAAGGATGTCCAGCCGGATGGGTCAG AGGAGAAGCTGTGGACAACGCGGGCAGACGGACGCGTGCGCACACGCATCCACCCCACCTGCCCACAGCCTCCCTACACTGTGCACCAGATGTTCTCCGAGACCCTGGACAAGTATGGGGACCTCCGTGCTATAGGCTTCAAGCGCCAGGGCACATGGGAGCACATCTCCTACTCCCAGTACTACCTGCTGGCCCGAAAAGCCGCCAAGGGCTTCCTGAAG CTCGGCCTGGAGCCGGCGCACAGCGTGGCCATCCTCGGCTTCAACTCCCCGGAGTGGTTCTTCTCGGCGGTGGGCACGATATTTGCAGG CGGCATTGTCACTGGCATCTACACCACCAGCTCCCCCGAGGCCTGCCAGCACATCGCCCATGACAGCCGTGCCAACGTCATTGTGGTTGACACACAGAAGCAACTGGAAAAGATCCTGAAG ACCTGGAAAGACCTGCCCCATCTGAAGGCTGTAGTGATATATGGAGAAGCACCTCCAGAGAAGATGGCCAGTGTGTACACG ATGGAGGAGCTCATGGAGCTGGGGGATGAGCTGCCCGAGGAGGCCCTGGACTCCATCATCAACACCCAGCAGCCTAACCAGTGCTGCGTGCTGGTCTACACCTCCGGCACCACCGGGAGCCCCAAGGGCGTGATGCTAAGTCAAGACAAT ATCACGTGGACAGCACGGTACGGCAGCCAGGCCGGCAACATCCAGCCCGCGGAAGTCCAGCAGGAGGTGGTGGTCAGCTACCTGCCCCTCAGCCACATCGCCGCTCAGATCTACGACTTGTGGACGGGCATCCAGTGGGGGGCCCAGGTCTGCTTCGCCGAGCCTGACGCCCTAAAG GGGAGCCTGGTGAACACGCTGCGGGAGGTGGAGCCCACGTCCCACATGGGGGTGCCTCGAGTGTGGGAGAAGTTCATGGAGCAGATCCAGGCGGTGGCGGCTCAGTCTGGCTTCATCCGGCGCAAGATGCTGCTCTGGGCCATGTCGGTGACCTTGGAGCAGAACCTCACCTGCCCAGGCAG CGACCTGAAGCCCTTCACGGCCAGACTGGCAGATTACCTAGTGCTCGCCAAGGTCCGCCAGGCGCTGGGCTTTGCCAAGTGTCAGAAGAGCTTCTACGGGGCTGCCCCCATGACCGCTGAGACGCAGCACTTCTTCCTGGGCCTCAACATCCCCTTGTACGCAGGCTACGGCCTCAGCGAGACCTCGGGCCCCCACTTCATGTCCGGCCCCTGCAACTACCGGCTCTACAG CTCCGGCAAGGTGGTGCCAGGCTGCCTGGCGAAGCTGGTGAACGAGGATGCCGAGGGCATCGGGGAGATCTGTCTGTGGGGCCGCACCATCTTCATGGGCTACCTGAACATGGAGGACAAGACGCGAGAGGCCATCGACGCCGAGGGCTGGCTGCACACGGGGGACATGGGGCGTCTGGACACGGACGGCTTCCTCTACATCACCGGGCGCCTCAAAG aATTAATCATCACAGCTGGTGGAGAGAACGTCCCCCCTGTGCCCATCGAGGAGGCCGTGAAGATGGAGCTGCCCATCGTCAGCAATGCCATGCTGATCGGGGACCAGAGGAAGTTCCTGTCCATGCTGCTCACCTTGAAG TGTGTGCTGGACCCAGACACCTCCGAGCCGACGGACAGCCTAACTGAACCAGCTGTGGCCTTCTGCCAGAGAGTGGGCAGCAAAGCCACCACCGTGTCTGAGATTGTGGGCACCAAGGATGAGGCCGTGTATCAGGCCATTGAGCAGGGGATCCAGAGTGTCAACAGGAACGCAGCTGCCCGGCCCTACCACATCCAGAAGTGGGCCATTCTCCAGAGGGACTTCTCCATTTCGGGTGGAGAGTTGG GTCCGACGATGAAGGTGAAACGGCTCACGGTTCTGGAGAAGTACAAAGACATCATCGACTCCTTTTACcaagagcagaagaaataa
- the ACSBG1 gene encoding long-chain-fatty-acid--CoA ligase ACSBG1 isoform X7, with amino-acid sequence MLDSAEAPQESSAASSLTDGQTLSKESLSHALVLSSSEKEKDVQPDGSEEKLWTTRADGRVRTRIHPTCPQPPYTVHQMFSETLDKYGDLRAIGFKRQGTWEHISYSQYYLLARKAAKGFLKLGLEPAHSVAILGFNSPEWFFSAVGTIFAGGIVTGIYTTSSPEACQHIAHDSRANVIVVDTQKQLEKILKTWKDLPHLKAVVIYGEAPPEKMASVYTMEELMELGDELPEEALDSIINTQQPNQCCVLVYTSGTTGSPKGVMLSQDNITWTARYGSQAGNIQPAEVQQEVVVSYLPLSHIAAQIYDLWTGIQWGAQVCFAEPDALKGSLVNTLREVEPTSHMGVPRVWEKFMEQIQAVAAQSGFIRRKMLLWAMSVTLEQNLTCPGSDLKPFTARLADYLVLAKVRQALGFAKCQKSFYGAAPMTAETQHFFLGLNIPLYAGYGLSETSGPHFMSGPCNYRLYSSGKVVPGCLAKLVNEDAEGIGEICLWGRTIFMGYLNMEDKTREAIDAEGWLHTGDMGRLDTDGFLYITGRLKELIITAGGENVPPVPIEEAVKMELPIVSNAMLIGDQRKFLSMLLTLKCVLDPDTSEPTDSLTEPAVAFCQRVGSKATTVSEIVGTKDEAVYQAIEQGIQSVNRNAAARPYHIQKWAILQRDFSISGGELGPTMKVKRLTVLEKYKDIIDSFYQEQKK; translated from the exons ctcCCTGACTGATGGGCAGACGCTCTCCAAAGAGTCCCTAAGCCATGCTCTCGTGCTCTCGTCCTCAGAGAAGGAGAAGGATGTCCAGCCGGATGGGTCAG AGGAGAAGCTGTGGACAACGCGGGCAGACGGACGCGTGCGCACACGCATCCACCCCACCTGCCCACAGCCTCCCTACACTGTGCACCAGATGTTCTCCGAGACCCTGGACAAGTATGGGGACCTCCGTGCTATAGGCTTCAAGCGCCAGGGCACATGGGAGCACATCTCCTACTCCCAGTACTACCTGCTGGCCCGAAAAGCCGCCAAGGGCTTCCTGAAG CTCGGCCTGGAGCCGGCGCACAGCGTGGCCATCCTCGGCTTCAACTCCCCGGAGTGGTTCTTCTCGGCGGTGGGCACGATATTTGCAGG CGGCATTGTCACTGGCATCTACACCACCAGCTCCCCCGAGGCCTGCCAGCACATCGCCCATGACAGCCGTGCCAACGTCATTGTGGTTGACACACAGAAGCAACTGGAAAAGATCCTGAAG ACCTGGAAAGACCTGCCCCATCTGAAGGCTGTAGTGATATATGGAGAAGCACCTCCAGAGAAGATGGCCAGTGTGTACACG ATGGAGGAGCTCATGGAGCTGGGGGATGAGCTGCCCGAGGAGGCCCTGGACTCCATCATCAACACCCAGCAGCCTAACCAGTGCTGCGTGCTGGTCTACACCTCCGGCACCACCGGGAGCCCCAAGGGCGTGATGCTAAGTCAAGACAAT ATCACGTGGACAGCACGGTACGGCAGCCAGGCCGGCAACATCCAGCCCGCGGAAGTCCAGCAGGAGGTGGTGGTCAGCTACCTGCCCCTCAGCCACATCGCCGCTCAGATCTACGACTTGTGGACGGGCATCCAGTGGGGGGCCCAGGTCTGCTTCGCCGAGCCTGACGCCCTAAAG GGGAGCCTGGTGAACACGCTGCGGGAGGTGGAGCCCACGTCCCACATGGGGGTGCCTCGAGTGTGGGAGAAGTTCATGGAGCAGATCCAGGCGGTGGCGGCTCAGTCTGGCTTCATCCGGCGCAAGATGCTGCTCTGGGCCATGTCGGTGACCTTGGAGCAGAACCTCACCTGCCCAGGCAG CGACCTGAAGCCCTTCACGGCCAGACTGGCAGATTACCTAGTGCTCGCCAAGGTCCGCCAGGCGCTGGGCTTTGCCAAGTGTCAGAAGAGCTTCTACGGGGCTGCCCCCATGACCGCTGAGACGCAGCACTTCTTCCTGGGCCTCAACATCCCCTTGTACGCAGGCTACGGCCTCAGCGAGACCTCGGGCCCCCACTTCATGTCCGGCCCCTGCAACTACCGGCTCTACAG CTCCGGCAAGGTGGTGCCAGGCTGCCTGGCGAAGCTGGTGAACGAGGATGCCGAGGGCATCGGGGAGATCTGTCTGTGGGGCCGCACCATCTTCATGGGCTACCTGAACATGGAGGACAAGACGCGAGAGGCCATCGACGCCGAGGGCTGGCTGCACACGGGGGACATGGGGCGTCTGGACACGGACGGCTTCCTCTACATCACCGGGCGCCTCAAAG aATTAATCATCACAGCTGGTGGAGAGAACGTCCCCCCTGTGCCCATCGAGGAGGCCGTGAAGATGGAGCTGCCCATCGTCAGCAATGCCATGCTGATCGGGGACCAGAGGAAGTTCCTGTCCATGCTGCTCACCTTGAAG TGTGTGCTGGACCCAGACACCTCCGAGCCGACGGACAGCCTAACTGAACCAGCTGTGGCCTTCTGCCAGAGAGTGGGCAGCAAAGCCACCACCGTGTCTGAGATTGTGGGCACCAAGGATGAGGCCGTGTATCAGGCCATTGAGCAGGGGATCCAGAGTGTCAACAGGAACGCAGCTGCCCGGCCCTACCACATCCAGAAGTGGGCCATTCTCCAGAGGGACTTCTCCATTTCGGGTGGAGAGTTGG GTCCGACGATGAAGGTGAAACGGCTCACGGTTCTGGAGAAGTACAAAGACATCATCGACTCCTTTTACcaagagcagaagaaataa
- the ACSBG1 gene encoding long-chain-fatty-acid--CoA ligase ACSBG1 isoform X3, which yields MLDSAEAPQESSAARFLSRLRPGGPGCVRKLSLNLQYQQGIRPNVTSSSSLTDGQTLSKESLSHALVLSSSEKEKDVQPDGSEEKLWTTRADGRVRTRIHPTCPQPPYTVHQMFSETLDKYGDLRAIGFKRQGTWEHISYSQYYLLARKAAKGFLKLGLEPAHSVAILGFNSPEWFFSAVGTIFAGGIVTGIYTTSSPEACQHIAHDSRANVIVVDTQKQLEKILKTWKDLPHLKAVVIYGEAPPEKMASVYTMEELMELGDELPEEALDSIINTQQPNQCCVLVYTSGTTGSPKGVMLSQDNITWTARYGSQAGNIQPAEVQQEVVVSYLPLSHIAAQIYDLWTGIQWGAQVCFAEPDALKGSLVNTLREVEPTSHMGVPRVWEKFMEQIQAVAAQSGFIRRKMLLWAMSVTLEQNLTCPGSDLKPFTARLADYLVLAKVRQALGFAKCQKSFYGAAPMTAETQHFFLGLNIPLYAGYGLSETSGPHFMSGPCNYRLYSSGKVVPGCLAKLVNEDAEGIGEICLWGRTIFMGYLNMEDKTREAIDAEGWLHTGDMGRLDTDGFLYITGRLKELIITAGGENVPPVPIEEAVKMELPIVSNAMLIGDQRKFLSMLLTLKCVLDPDTSEPTDSLTEPAVAFCQRVGSKATTVSEIVGTKDEAVYQAIEQGIQSVNRNAAARPYHIQKWAILQRDFSISGGELGPTMKVKRLTVLEKYKDIIDSFYQEQKK from the exons GTTCTTAAGCAGACTGCGGCCAGGTGGGCCTGGGTGCGTTCGCAAACTTAGTTTGAACCTGCAGTACCAGCAAGGAATAAGGCCGAATGTGACAAGCAG cagctcCCTGACTGATGGGCAGACGCTCTCCAAAGAGTCCCTAAGCCATGCTCTCGTGCTCTCGTCCTCAGAGAAGGAGAAGGATGTCCAGCCGGATGGGTCAG AGGAGAAGCTGTGGACAACGCGGGCAGACGGACGCGTGCGCACACGCATCCACCCCACCTGCCCACAGCCTCCCTACACTGTGCACCAGATGTTCTCCGAGACCCTGGACAAGTATGGGGACCTCCGTGCTATAGGCTTCAAGCGCCAGGGCACATGGGAGCACATCTCCTACTCCCAGTACTACCTGCTGGCCCGAAAAGCCGCCAAGGGCTTCCTGAAG CTCGGCCTGGAGCCGGCGCACAGCGTGGCCATCCTCGGCTTCAACTCCCCGGAGTGGTTCTTCTCGGCGGTGGGCACGATATTTGCAGG CGGCATTGTCACTGGCATCTACACCACCAGCTCCCCCGAGGCCTGCCAGCACATCGCCCATGACAGCCGTGCCAACGTCATTGTGGTTGACACACAGAAGCAACTGGAAAAGATCCTGAAG ACCTGGAAAGACCTGCCCCATCTGAAGGCTGTAGTGATATATGGAGAAGCACCTCCAGAGAAGATGGCCAGTGTGTACACG ATGGAGGAGCTCATGGAGCTGGGGGATGAGCTGCCCGAGGAGGCCCTGGACTCCATCATCAACACCCAGCAGCCTAACCAGTGCTGCGTGCTGGTCTACACCTCCGGCACCACCGGGAGCCCCAAGGGCGTGATGCTAAGTCAAGACAAT ATCACGTGGACAGCACGGTACGGCAGCCAGGCCGGCAACATCCAGCCCGCGGAAGTCCAGCAGGAGGTGGTGGTCAGCTACCTGCCCCTCAGCCACATCGCCGCTCAGATCTACGACTTGTGGACGGGCATCCAGTGGGGGGCCCAGGTCTGCTTCGCCGAGCCTGACGCCCTAAAG GGGAGCCTGGTGAACACGCTGCGGGAGGTGGAGCCCACGTCCCACATGGGGGTGCCTCGAGTGTGGGAGAAGTTCATGGAGCAGATCCAGGCGGTGGCGGCTCAGTCTGGCTTCATCCGGCGCAAGATGCTGCTCTGGGCCATGTCGGTGACCTTGGAGCAGAACCTCACCTGCCCAGGCAG CGACCTGAAGCCCTTCACGGCCAGACTGGCAGATTACCTAGTGCTCGCCAAGGTCCGCCAGGCGCTGGGCTTTGCCAAGTGTCAGAAGAGCTTCTACGGGGCTGCCCCCATGACCGCTGAGACGCAGCACTTCTTCCTGGGCCTCAACATCCCCTTGTACGCAGGCTACGGCCTCAGCGAGACCTCGGGCCCCCACTTCATGTCCGGCCCCTGCAACTACCGGCTCTACAG CTCCGGCAAGGTGGTGCCAGGCTGCCTGGCGAAGCTGGTGAACGAGGATGCCGAGGGCATCGGGGAGATCTGTCTGTGGGGCCGCACCATCTTCATGGGCTACCTGAACATGGAGGACAAGACGCGAGAGGCCATCGACGCCGAGGGCTGGCTGCACACGGGGGACATGGGGCGTCTGGACACGGACGGCTTCCTCTACATCACCGGGCGCCTCAAAG aATTAATCATCACAGCTGGTGGAGAGAACGTCCCCCCTGTGCCCATCGAGGAGGCCGTGAAGATGGAGCTGCCCATCGTCAGCAATGCCATGCTGATCGGGGACCAGAGGAAGTTCCTGTCCATGCTGCTCACCTTGAAG TGTGTGCTGGACCCAGACACCTCCGAGCCGACGGACAGCCTAACTGAACCAGCTGTGGCCTTCTGCCAGAGAGTGGGCAGCAAAGCCACCACCGTGTCTGAGATTGTGGGCACCAAGGATGAGGCCGTGTATCAGGCCATTGAGCAGGGGATCCAGAGTGTCAACAGGAACGCAGCTGCCCGGCCCTACCACATCCAGAAGTGGGCCATTCTCCAGAGGGACTTCTCCATTTCGGGTGGAGAGTTGG GTCCGACGATGAAGGTGAAACGGCTCACGGTTCTGGAGAAGTACAAAGACATCATCGACTCCTTTTACcaagagcagaagaaataa
- the ACSBG1 gene encoding long-chain-fatty-acid--CoA ligase ACSBG1 isoform X1, with protein sequence MSEMLLLRSANSILRTMFLSRLRPGGPGCVRKLSLNLQYQQGIRPNVTSSSSLTDGQTLSKESLSHALVLSSSEKEKDVQPDGSEEKLWTTRADGRVRTRIHPTCPQPPYTVHQMFSETLDKYGDLRAIGFKRQGTWEHISYSQYYLLARKAAKGFLKLGLEPAHSVAILGFNSPEWFFSAVGTIFAGGIVTGIYTTSSPEACQHIAHDSRANVIVVDTQKQLEKILKTWKDLPHLKAVVIYGEAPPEKMASVYTMEELMELGDELPEEALDSIINTQQPNQCCVLVYTSGTTGSPKGVMLSQDNITWTARYGSQAGNIQPAEVQQEVVVSYLPLSHIAAQIYDLWTGIQWGAQVCFAEPDALKGSLVNTLREVEPTSHMGVPRVWEKFMEQIQAVAAQSGFIRRKMLLWAMSVTLEQNLTCPGSDLKPFTARLADYLVLAKVRQALGFAKCQKSFYGAAPMTAETQHFFLGLNIPLYAGYGLSETSGPHFMSGPCNYRLYSSGKVVPGCLAKLVNEDAEGIGEICLWGRTIFMGYLNMEDKTREAIDAEGWLHTGDMGRLDTDGFLYITGRLKELIITAGGENVPPVPIEEAVKMELPIVSNAMLIGDQRKFLSMLLTLKCVLDPDTSEPTDSLTEPAVAFCQRVGSKATTVSEIVGTKDEAVYQAIEQGIQSVNRNAAARPYHIQKWAILQRDFSISGGELGPTMKVKRLTVLEKYKDIIDSFYQEQKK encoded by the exons ATGTCAGAGATGCTCCTGCTCAGGTCTGCCAACTCCATCCTGAGGACCAT GTTCTTAAGCAGACTGCGGCCAGGTGGGCCTGGGTGCGTTCGCAAACTTAGTTTGAACCTGCAGTACCAGCAAGGAATAAGGCCGAATGTGACAAGCAG cagctcCCTGACTGATGGGCAGACGCTCTCCAAAGAGTCCCTAAGCCATGCTCTCGTGCTCTCGTCCTCAGAGAAGGAGAAGGATGTCCAGCCGGATGGGTCAG AGGAGAAGCTGTGGACAACGCGGGCAGACGGACGCGTGCGCACACGCATCCACCCCACCTGCCCACAGCCTCCCTACACTGTGCACCAGATGTTCTCCGAGACCCTGGACAAGTATGGGGACCTCCGTGCTATAGGCTTCAAGCGCCAGGGCACATGGGAGCACATCTCCTACTCCCAGTACTACCTGCTGGCCCGAAAAGCCGCCAAGGGCTTCCTGAAG CTCGGCCTGGAGCCGGCGCACAGCGTGGCCATCCTCGGCTTCAACTCCCCGGAGTGGTTCTTCTCGGCGGTGGGCACGATATTTGCAGG CGGCATTGTCACTGGCATCTACACCACCAGCTCCCCCGAGGCCTGCCAGCACATCGCCCATGACAGCCGTGCCAACGTCATTGTGGTTGACACACAGAAGCAACTGGAAAAGATCCTGAAG ACCTGGAAAGACCTGCCCCATCTGAAGGCTGTAGTGATATATGGAGAAGCACCTCCAGAGAAGATGGCCAGTGTGTACACG ATGGAGGAGCTCATGGAGCTGGGGGATGAGCTGCCCGAGGAGGCCCTGGACTCCATCATCAACACCCAGCAGCCTAACCAGTGCTGCGTGCTGGTCTACACCTCCGGCACCACCGGGAGCCCCAAGGGCGTGATGCTAAGTCAAGACAAT ATCACGTGGACAGCACGGTACGGCAGCCAGGCCGGCAACATCCAGCCCGCGGAAGTCCAGCAGGAGGTGGTGGTCAGCTACCTGCCCCTCAGCCACATCGCCGCTCAGATCTACGACTTGTGGACGGGCATCCAGTGGGGGGCCCAGGTCTGCTTCGCCGAGCCTGACGCCCTAAAG GGGAGCCTGGTGAACACGCTGCGGGAGGTGGAGCCCACGTCCCACATGGGGGTGCCTCGAGTGTGGGAGAAGTTCATGGAGCAGATCCAGGCGGTGGCGGCTCAGTCTGGCTTCATCCGGCGCAAGATGCTGCTCTGGGCCATGTCGGTGACCTTGGAGCAGAACCTCACCTGCCCAGGCAG CGACCTGAAGCCCTTCACGGCCAGACTGGCAGATTACCTAGTGCTCGCCAAGGTCCGCCAGGCGCTGGGCTTTGCCAAGTGTCAGAAGAGCTTCTACGGGGCTGCCCCCATGACCGCTGAGACGCAGCACTTCTTCCTGGGCCTCAACATCCCCTTGTACGCAGGCTACGGCCTCAGCGAGACCTCGGGCCCCCACTTCATGTCCGGCCCCTGCAACTACCGGCTCTACAG CTCCGGCAAGGTGGTGCCAGGCTGCCTGGCGAAGCTGGTGAACGAGGATGCCGAGGGCATCGGGGAGATCTGTCTGTGGGGCCGCACCATCTTCATGGGCTACCTGAACATGGAGGACAAGACGCGAGAGGCCATCGACGCCGAGGGCTGGCTGCACACGGGGGACATGGGGCGTCTGGACACGGACGGCTTCCTCTACATCACCGGGCGCCTCAAAG aATTAATCATCACAGCTGGTGGAGAGAACGTCCCCCCTGTGCCCATCGAGGAGGCCGTGAAGATGGAGCTGCCCATCGTCAGCAATGCCATGCTGATCGGGGACCAGAGGAAGTTCCTGTCCATGCTGCTCACCTTGAAG TGTGTGCTGGACCCAGACACCTCCGAGCCGACGGACAGCCTAACTGAACCAGCTGTGGCCTTCTGCCAGAGAGTGGGCAGCAAAGCCACCACCGTGTCTGAGATTGTGGGCACCAAGGATGAGGCCGTGTATCAGGCCATTGAGCAGGGGATCCAGAGTGTCAACAGGAACGCAGCTGCCCGGCCCTACCACATCCAGAAGTGGGCCATTCTCCAGAGGGACTTCTCCATTTCGGGTGGAGAGTTGG GTCCGACGATGAAGGTGAAACGGCTCACGGTTCTGGAGAAGTACAAAGACATCATCGACTCCTTTTACcaagagcagaagaaataa
- the ACSBG1 gene encoding long-chain-fatty-acid--CoA ligase ACSBG1 isoform X6, producing MVERREGSQEPWGCESSLTDGQTLSKESLSHALVLSSSEKEKDVQPDGSEEKLWTTRADGRVRTRIHPTCPQPPYTVHQMFSETLDKYGDLRAIGFKRQGTWEHISYSQYYLLARKAAKGFLKLGLEPAHSVAILGFNSPEWFFSAVGTIFAGGIVTGIYTTSSPEACQHIAHDSRANVIVVDTQKQLEKILKTWKDLPHLKAVVIYGEAPPEKMASVYTMEELMELGDELPEEALDSIINTQQPNQCCVLVYTSGTTGSPKGVMLSQDNITWTARYGSQAGNIQPAEVQQEVVVSYLPLSHIAAQIYDLWTGIQWGAQVCFAEPDALKGSLVNTLREVEPTSHMGVPRVWEKFMEQIQAVAAQSGFIRRKMLLWAMSVTLEQNLTCPGSDLKPFTARLADYLVLAKVRQALGFAKCQKSFYGAAPMTAETQHFFLGLNIPLYAGYGLSETSGPHFMSGPCNYRLYSSGKVVPGCLAKLVNEDAEGIGEICLWGRTIFMGYLNMEDKTREAIDAEGWLHTGDMGRLDTDGFLYITGRLKELIITAGGENVPPVPIEEAVKMELPIVSNAMLIGDQRKFLSMLLTLKCVLDPDTSEPTDSLTEPAVAFCQRVGSKATTVSEIVGTKDEAVYQAIEQGIQSVNRNAAARPYHIQKWAILQRDFSISGGELGPTMKVKRLTVLEKYKDIIDSFYQEQKK from the exons ctcCCTGACTGATGGGCAGACGCTCTCCAAAGAGTCCCTAAGCCATGCTCTCGTGCTCTCGTCCTCAGAGAAGGAGAAGGATGTCCAGCCGGATGGGTCAG AGGAGAAGCTGTGGACAACGCGGGCAGACGGACGCGTGCGCACACGCATCCACCCCACCTGCCCACAGCCTCCCTACACTGTGCACCAGATGTTCTCCGAGACCCTGGACAAGTATGGGGACCTCCGTGCTATAGGCTTCAAGCGCCAGGGCACATGGGAGCACATCTCCTACTCCCAGTACTACCTGCTGGCCCGAAAAGCCGCCAAGGGCTTCCTGAAG CTCGGCCTGGAGCCGGCGCACAGCGTGGCCATCCTCGGCTTCAACTCCCCGGAGTGGTTCTTCTCGGCGGTGGGCACGATATTTGCAGG CGGCATTGTCACTGGCATCTACACCACCAGCTCCCCCGAGGCCTGCCAGCACATCGCCCATGACAGCCGTGCCAACGTCATTGTGGTTGACACACAGAAGCAACTGGAAAAGATCCTGAAG ACCTGGAAAGACCTGCCCCATCTGAAGGCTGTAGTGATATATGGAGAAGCACCTCCAGAGAAGATGGCCAGTGTGTACACG ATGGAGGAGCTCATGGAGCTGGGGGATGAGCTGCCCGAGGAGGCCCTGGACTCCATCATCAACACCCAGCAGCCTAACCAGTGCTGCGTGCTGGTCTACACCTCCGGCACCACCGGGAGCCCCAAGGGCGTGATGCTAAGTCAAGACAAT ATCACGTGGACAGCACGGTACGGCAGCCAGGCCGGCAACATCCAGCCCGCGGAAGTCCAGCAGGAGGTGGTGGTCAGCTACCTGCCCCTCAGCCACATCGCCGCTCAGATCTACGACTTGTGGACGGGCATCCAGTGGGGGGCCCAGGTCTGCTTCGCCGAGCCTGACGCCCTAAAG GGGAGCCTGGTGAACACGCTGCGGGAGGTGGAGCCCACGTCCCACATGGGGGTGCCTCGAGTGTGGGAGAAGTTCATGGAGCAGATCCAGGCGGTGGCGGCTCAGTCTGGCTTCATCCGGCGCAAGATGCTGCTCTGGGCCATGTCGGTGACCTTGGAGCAGAACCTCACCTGCCCAGGCAG CGACCTGAAGCCCTTCACGGCCAGACTGGCAGATTACCTAGTGCTCGCCAAGGTCCGCCAGGCGCTGGGCTTTGCCAAGTGTCAGAAGAGCTTCTACGGGGCTGCCCCCATGACCGCTGAGACGCAGCACTTCTTCCTGGGCCTCAACATCCCCTTGTACGCAGGCTACGGCCTCAGCGAGACCTCGGGCCCCCACTTCATGTCCGGCCCCTGCAACTACCGGCTCTACAG CTCCGGCAAGGTGGTGCCAGGCTGCCTGGCGAAGCTGGTGAACGAGGATGCCGAGGGCATCGGGGAGATCTGTCTGTGGGGCCGCACCATCTTCATGGGCTACCTGAACATGGAGGACAAGACGCGAGAGGCCATCGACGCCGAGGGCTGGCTGCACACGGGGGACATGGGGCGTCTGGACACGGACGGCTTCCTCTACATCACCGGGCGCCTCAAAG aATTAATCATCACAGCTGGTGGAGAGAACGTCCCCCCTGTGCCCATCGAGGAGGCCGTGAAGATGGAGCTGCCCATCGTCAGCAATGCCATGCTGATCGGGGACCAGAGGAAGTTCCTGTCCATGCTGCTCACCTTGAAG TGTGTGCTGGACCCAGACACCTCCGAGCCGACGGACAGCCTAACTGAACCAGCTGTGGCCTTCTGCCAGAGAGTGGGCAGCAAAGCCACCACCGTGTCTGAGATTGTGGGCACCAAGGATGAGGCCGTGTATCAGGCCATTGAGCAGGGGATCCAGAGTGTCAACAGGAACGCAGCTGCCCGGCCCTACCACATCCAGAAGTGGGCCATTCTCCAGAGGGACTTCTCCATTTCGGGTGGAGAGTTGG GTCCGACGATGAAGGTGAAACGGCTCACGGTTCTGGAGAAGTACAAAGACATCATCGACTCCTTTTACcaagagcagaagaaataa